One genomic region from Haloterrigena gelatinilytica encodes:
- a CDS encoding ATP synthase subunit A, protein MSQAEDIESVDEDGVIESVSGPVVTATDLDARMNDVVYVGDEGLMGEVIEIEGNLTTIQVYEETSGVGPGEPVQNTGEPLSVDLGPGMLDSIYDGVQRPLDVLEGKMGTAFLDRGVDAPGIDLEKKWEFTPEVEEGDTVEPGDIVGVVEETVTIDHKVMVPPDYEGGEVTAIEAGEFTVEETVVELDNGEEIQMHQEWPVREARPAGDKETPTEPLVTGQRVQDGLFPLAKGGTAAIPGPFGSGKTVTQQQLAKWSDADIVVYIGCGERGNEMTEVIEDFPELPDPQTGNPLMARTCLIANTSNMPVAARESCIYTGITIAEYYRDMGYDVALMADSTSRWAEAMREISSRLEEMPGEEGYPAYLAAALSEFYERAGKFQLMNGGEGSISVVGAVSPPGGDFSEPVTQNTLRIVKTFWALDADLAERRHFPSINWNESYSLYKDQLDPWWESNVAGDWSDIRQWAVDVLDEEDELQEIVQLVGKDALPEDQQLTLEVARFLREAWLQQNALHDVDTYCEPEKTYRMLEAIKTFNDEAFDALEAGVPVEEITDVDAAPRLNRMGTAEEWESFIEEIENDLQEQLRALY, encoded by the coding sequence ATGAGCCAGGCAGAAGACATCGAATCCGTCGACGAAGACGGTGTAATCGAAAGCGTGAGCGGTCCGGTCGTAACCGCCACGGACCTCGACGCCCGGATGAACGACGTCGTCTACGTCGGCGACGAAGGACTGATGGGCGAGGTCATCGAGATCGAAGGGAACCTGACCACCATTCAGGTCTACGAGGAAACCTCCGGCGTCGGCCCGGGCGAACCCGTCCAGAACACGGGCGAGCCCCTGAGCGTCGACCTCGGACCCGGCATGCTGGACTCCATCTACGACGGCGTTCAGCGTCCGCTCGACGTTCTCGAGGGGAAGATGGGGACGGCGTTCCTCGACCGCGGGGTCGACGCGCCCGGTATCGACCTCGAGAAGAAGTGGGAGTTCACCCCGGAGGTCGAGGAAGGCGATACGGTCGAACCCGGCGACATCGTCGGCGTCGTCGAGGAGACCGTCACGATCGACCACAAGGTCATGGTCCCGCCGGACTACGAGGGCGGCGAGGTCACGGCCATCGAGGCCGGCGAGTTCACGGTCGAGGAGACCGTCGTCGAACTCGACAACGGCGAGGAGATCCAGATGCACCAGGAGTGGCCGGTCCGAGAGGCCCGTCCCGCCGGTGACAAGGAGACGCCGACCGAGCCGCTGGTGACGGGCCAGCGCGTTCAGGACGGTCTCTTCCCGCTCGCGAAGGGCGGGACGGCGGCGATTCCCGGTCCCTTCGGCTCCGGGAAGACCGTCACCCAGCAGCAACTCGCCAAGTGGTCCGACGCGGACATCGTCGTCTACATCGGCTGTGGCGAGCGCGGCAACGAGATGACCGAGGTCATCGAAGACTTCCCGGAACTGCCCGACCCGCAGACCGGGAACCCGCTGATGGCCCGGACCTGCCTCATCGCCAACACGTCGAACATGCCCGTCGCGGCCCGCGAGTCCTGTATCTACACGGGAATCACGATCGCGGAGTACTACCGCGACATGGGGTACGACGTCGCGCTGATGGCCGACTCCACCTCACGGTGGGCCGAGGCCATGCGCGAAATCTCCTCCCGACTCGAGGAGATGCCCGGCGAGGAGGGCTACCCCGCGTACCTGGCGGCCGCGCTCTCGGAGTTCTACGAGCGCGCCGGCAAGTTCCAGCTGATGAACGGCGGCGAAGGGTCGATTTCGGTCGTCGGCGCGGTCTCGCCGCCGGGCGGCGACTTCTCCGAGCCGGTCACCCAGAACACGCTGCGTATCGTCAAGACGTTCTGGGCGCTCGACGCCGACCTCGCGGAACGTCGGCACTTCCCCTCGATCAACTGGAACGAGTCCTACTCGCTGTACAAGGACCAGCTCGACCCGTGGTGGGAGTCAAACGTCGCCGGCGACTGGTCGGACATCCGCCAGTGGGCGGTCGACGTGTTAGACGAGGAAGACGAGCTCCAGGAGATCGTTCAGCTCGTCGGGAAGGACGCCCTGCCGGAGGACCAGCAGCTGACCCTCGAGGTCGCCCGCTTCCTGCGTGAGGCGTGGCTCCAGCAGAACGCGCTCCACGACGTCGACACCTACTGCGAACCCGAGAAGACCTACCGGATGCTCGAGGCCATCAAGACGTTCAACGACGAGGCCTTCGACGCGCTCGAGGCCGGCGTCCCGGTCGAGGAGATCACCGACGTCGACGCCGCCCCGCGTCTCAACCGGATGGGCACCGCCGAGGAGTGGGAATCGTTCATCGAGGAGATCGAGAACGACCTCCAGGAACAACTGCGAGCACTGTACTAA
- a CDS encoding V-type ATP synthase subunit F yields the protein MSQEIAVVGSPEFTTGFRLAGVRRFENVPDDEKDDRLDEAATAALEDEGVGIVVMHDDDLEHLSRNVRQEVETSVEPVVVTIGSGTGGGGLREQIKRAIGIDLMDEDEQE from the coding sequence ATGAGCCAGGAAATCGCAGTCGTCGGCAGTCCGGAGTTCACGACCGGCTTCCGCCTCGCGGGGGTCCGTCGCTTCGAGAACGTCCCGGACGACGAGAAGGACGATCGACTGGACGAGGCGGCGACGGCGGCCCTCGAGGACGAGGGCGTCGGCATCGTCGTCATGCACGACGACGACCTCGAACACCTGTCGCGCAACGTGCGCCAGGAAGTCGAGACGAGCGTCGAACCGGTCGTCGTCACGATCGGGAGCGGAACCGGTGGCGGCGGACTGCGCGAGCAGATCAAACGCGCGATCGGTATCGACCTGATGGACGAGGACGAACAAGAGTAA
- a CDS encoding V-type ATP synthase subunit C, protein MSAGASNPEYVNARVRSRRASLFADEDYRKLVRMGPSEIARFMEETEYEREINALGARFSGVDLIEYALNRNLAKHFQDLLDWSEGRLYDHIARYLRKFDVWNLKTIFRGIYTDTDPEEIRTDLIRAGELEDATIERLLETDSIEDAIEFLRATSYYEPLTVAYEEFEDHGALVPLENALDREFYENLLADVSRGPGAEPQEGPEAKYVEFLQAEIDFRNVRNALRLARSGADLDPAAYYIEGGVLFDRADLGRLVGDYDALVDHIAENKRYGDRLSGALERLRDADSLIQFEHALDAALLEYADTLSSIYPTSVSAVLSYILAKEREVENIRAIARGREVGLDETEIEEELVIL, encoded by the coding sequence ATGAGCGCAGGTGCCTCGAATCCGGAATACGTGAACGCTCGCGTGCGGTCCCGACGAGCGTCGCTGTTCGCGGACGAAGACTATCGGAAGCTGGTCCGGATGGGGCCGAGCGAGATCGCGCGGTTCATGGAAGAGACCGAGTACGAGCGCGAGATCAACGCGCTCGGTGCGCGGTTCTCGGGCGTCGACCTGATCGAGTACGCCCTGAACCGCAACCTCGCGAAACACTTCCAGGACCTGCTGGACTGGTCTGAGGGGCGCCTCTACGACCACATCGCACGGTATCTCCGGAAGTTCGACGTCTGGAACCTGAAGACGATCTTCCGCGGGATCTACACCGACACCGATCCCGAGGAGATCCGGACCGACCTGATCCGGGCCGGCGAACTCGAGGACGCGACGATCGAGCGCCTCCTCGAGACCGACTCCATCGAGGACGCGATCGAGTTCCTGCGCGCCACGAGTTACTACGAGCCGCTGACCGTGGCCTACGAGGAGTTCGAGGACCACGGTGCGCTCGTTCCGCTCGAAAACGCCCTCGACCGGGAGTTCTACGAGAACCTGCTCGCGGACGTCTCGCGGGGCCCGGGCGCCGAACCCCAGGAGGGGCCGGAGGCGAAGTACGTCGAGTTCCTGCAGGCGGAAATCGACTTCCGGAACGTCCGGAACGCCCTGCGGCTGGCCCGCAGCGGAGCGGACCTCGACCCCGCCGCCTACTACATCGAGGGCGGCGTCCTGTTCGATCGGGCGGATCTGGGTCGGCTCGTCGGCGATTACGACGCACTCGTCGATCACATCGCCGAGAACAAACGCTACGGCGACCGCCTCTCGGGGGCGCTGGAACGGCTCCGCGACGCTGACAGCCTTATCCAGTTCGAGCACGCACTAGACGCTGCGTTGCTCGAGTACGCCGATACGCTCTCGAGCATCTACCCGACCTCCGTTTCGGCCGTGCTCTCGTACATCCTCGCGAAGGAGCGCGAGGTCGAGAACATCCGTGCGATCGCGCGCGGTCGAGAGGTCGGCCTCGACGAAACCGAGATCGAAGAGGAGCTGGTGATCCTATGA
- a CDS encoding V-type ATP synthase subunit E — translation MSLDTVVEDIREEAHARAEDIRAEGEARADEIESAAEEDAEEIRTEAEREADREVEQLREQRLSSAKLEAKQKRLEARRDVLGDVREEVEDELAALDGDTREELTRALLEGASDEFDEGDDVNVYGRADDEELIESILADYDGYEYAGEYDCLGGVVVESDQSRVRVNNTFDSVLEDVWEDNLREISNRLFEQ, via the coding sequence ATGAGTTTGGACACAGTCGTAGAAGACATTCGAGAAGAGGCCCACGCGCGTGCGGAGGACATCCGCGCTGAGGGCGAAGCGCGCGCTGACGAGATCGAATCGGCCGCCGAGGAGGACGCCGAGGAGATTCGCACCGAGGCCGAGCGGGAGGCCGACCGCGAGGTCGAGCAGTTGCGCGAACAGCGTCTCTCCAGCGCGAAACTGGAGGCGAAGCAAAAGCGCCTGGAGGCTCGCCGCGACGTGCTCGGCGACGTCCGCGAGGAGGTCGAAGACGAGCTCGCCGCCCTCGACGGGGACACCCGCGAGGAGCTGACGCGTGCGCTCCTCGAGGGCGCCAGCGACGAGTTCGACGAGGGCGACGACGTCAACGTCTACGGCCGCGCCGACGACGAGGAGCTGATCGAGTCGATCCTCGCCGACTACGACGGCTACGAGTACGCCGGCGAGTACGATTGCCTCGGCGGCGTCGTCGTCGAGAGCGACCAGTCTCGAGTTCGGGTCAACAACACGTTCGACTCGGTGCTCGAGGACGTCTGGGAAGACAACCTCCGGGAGATCAGTAACCGACTCTTCGAGCAATGA
- a CDS encoding V-type ATP synthase subunit I: MLRPKQMSKVSVTGSKGVMPTVIETIHGLNLVHLSDYDGSWAGFDNGNPIEGADEASEKLVTVRSLESSLELSDEDVDPRALEDDWEQRLEEVRERVTELDDRRGAVNDDLRSVTEKIDRVEPFAELGIDLDLLSGYETVDVVVGEGNVGAIEDAVAASDDIRAFETFTGGDVVAIVAAPTADADEGALEDALVGIEFSRHEVPETEQSPSAYVNELEERQQELEYELEEIDAELEEIEANHGEFLQRVEEQLTIEVQQAEAPLQFATTDRAFVAEGWLPTEEYDRLVAGLNDAVGDSVEVEELERADYDRHGAHTHTEEIQKGAESAAEDESSAAATDEDEQQQKAVTDGGSAVTMGDEPPTVQDNAGPAKPFEVLVQAVNRPKYSELDPTIFLFLTFPAFFGFMIGDVGYGIMYMAIGAYLVTQFDSDGITSLGGVAIWAGAFTVLFGIIYGEIFGLHVLGEVLWHDMLHSELFPLNKGLEPAAADFALGWMVVSVLAGIVHLNIGYILDFYENLSHGVKDAVLHSGTWILMLNGVWVWIFSAQAESSKPEFLFTTFASDGPFPIGFTGFPEWGLVTIPLGITDFLLTAPLLVFLIGFVLLIVSEPVEAIEALDVVVNVFSYTRMGAVLLAKAGMAFVVNLLFFGGYRDPDGAFHFLRNHEPSYVAEHYGEGAEVIFSGLMHSGTAALIGGLVILVVGHIVVLALGVTSAGLQAVRLEYVEFFNKFYEGGGKNYEPFGHDRTHTEDY, translated from the coding sequence ATGCTCAGACCTAAACAGATGAGCAAGGTCTCGGTGACCGGCTCCAAGGGCGTCATGCCCACGGTCATCGAGACGATCCACGGACTGAACCTGGTCCACCTCTCGGACTACGACGGCTCCTGGGCGGGGTTCGATAACGGGAACCCGATCGAGGGCGCCGACGAGGCGTCCGAGAAGCTGGTGACCGTCCGCTCCCTCGAGAGCTCCCTGGAGCTGTCCGACGAGGACGTCGACCCGAGAGCCCTCGAGGACGACTGGGAGCAGCGACTCGAGGAGGTCCGCGAGCGAGTCACCGAACTCGACGACCGCCGCGGAGCGGTCAACGACGACCTGCGATCGGTCACGGAGAAGATCGACCGCGTCGAGCCGTTCGCCGAACTCGGTATCGACCTCGACCTGCTGTCCGGGTACGAGACGGTCGATGTCGTGGTCGGCGAGGGGAACGTCGGCGCGATCGAAGACGCCGTCGCGGCGTCGGACGACATCCGCGCCTTCGAGACGTTCACCGGCGGTGACGTCGTGGCCATCGTGGCCGCGCCGACCGCGGACGCCGACGAGGGCGCCCTCGAGGACGCGCTGGTCGGGATCGAGTTCTCGCGCCACGAGGTGCCCGAGACCGAACAGAGCCCGAGCGCGTACGTCAACGAGCTCGAGGAGCGACAACAAGAACTCGAGTACGAACTCGAGGAGATCGACGCGGAACTCGAGGAGATCGAGGCGAACCACGGCGAGTTCCTCCAGCGCGTCGAGGAGCAACTGACCATCGAGGTTCAGCAGGCGGAAGCGCCCCTGCAGTTCGCGACGACCGACCGCGCGTTCGTCGCGGAGGGGTGGCTCCCGACCGAGGAGTACGACCGCCTCGTCGCCGGCCTGAACGACGCGGTCGGCGACAGCGTCGAGGTCGAAGAACTCGAGCGGGCGGACTACGACCGCCACGGCGCCCACACCCACACGGAAGAAATCCAGAAGGGTGCCGAAAGCGCCGCGGAGGACGAGTCGTCCGCCGCCGCGACCGACGAAGACGAGCAACAGCAAAAGGCCGTCACCGACGGCGGATCGGCGGTCACGATGGGCGACGAGCCCCCGACGGTCCAGGACAACGCGGGGCCGGCGAAACCGTTCGAAGTGCTGGTCCAGGCGGTCAACCGTCCGAAGTACAGCGAGCTCGATCCGACGATCTTCCTGTTCCTGACGTTCCCGGCCTTCTTCGGCTTCATGATCGGCGACGTCGGGTACGGGATCATGTACATGGCCATCGGCGCGTACCTGGTCACGCAGTTCGACAGCGACGGAATCACCAGCCTGGGCGGCGTCGCCATCTGGGCCGGTGCGTTCACCGTCCTGTTCGGGATCATCTACGGGGAGATCTTCGGACTGCACGTGCTCGGAGAAGTGCTCTGGCACGACATGCTCCACTCGGAGCTCTTCCCGCTGAACAAGGGGCTCGAGCCGGCAGCCGCCGACTTCGCGCTCGGCTGGATGGTCGTGAGCGTGCTCGCCGGGATCGTCCACCTGAACATCGGGTACATCCTGGACTTCTACGAGAACCTCAGCCACGGCGTCAAGGACGCCGTCCTGCACAGCGGTACGTGGATCCTGATGCTCAACGGCGTCTGGGTCTGGATCTTCTCTGCACAGGCTGAGTCCTCGAAGCCGGAGTTCCTGTTCACGACGTTCGCCAGCGACGGGCCGTTCCCGATCGGATTTACCGGGTTCCCGGAGTGGGGACTCGTAACGATTCCGCTGGGAATCACCGACTTCCTGCTTACGGCGCCGCTGCTCGTCTTCCTGATCGGGTTCGTCCTGCTGATCGTCAGCGAACCCGTCGAGGCGATCGAGGCGCTCGACGTCGTCGTCAACGTCTTCTCGTACACCCGAATGGGCGCAGTGTTGCTCGCGAAGGCCGGCATGGCGTTCGTGGTCAACCTGCTGTTCTTCGGCGGGTACCGGGACCCCGACGGCGCGTTCCACTTCCTTCGGAACCACGAGCCGAGCTACGTCGCCGAACACTACGGCGAGGGCGCTGAAGTCATCTTCAGCGGCCTCATGCACTCGGGGACCGCGGCGCTCATCGGCGGCCTCGTGATTCTCGTCGTCGGCCACATCGTCGTGCTAGCGCTTGGCGTGACGAGCGCCGGCTTACAGGCTGTGCGCCTCGAGTACGTCGAATTCTTTAACAAGTTTTATGAAGGCGGTGGGAAGAACTACGAACCGTTCGGACACGATCGAACTCACACGGAGGACTACTAA
- the ahaH gene encoding ATP synthase archaeal subunit H, with product MPRPEVLERIQSAEEEADEIVALAENDRDERIAEARERAEEIRSEAEQEARELKEQRLEEAREEIDAECERILEEGEQEREALAELARDRVDEVTDHVVELFQEDIHAQT from the coding sequence ATGCCGAGGCCAGAGGTTCTCGAACGAATACAGTCGGCGGAGGAAGAGGCCGACGAGATCGTCGCATTGGCAGAGAACGACCGCGACGAGCGAATCGCCGAGGCCCGGGAACGAGCCGAGGAAATTCGCTCGGAAGCGGAACAGGAGGCGCGCGAGCTCAAAGAGCAGCGCCTCGAAGAGGCGCGCGAGGAGATCGACGCCGAGTGTGAACGCATCCTCGAAGAGGGCGAGCAGGAGCGAGAGGCGCTCGCGGAGCTCGCCCGGGATCGGGTCGACGAAGTGACCGATCACGTCGTCGAACTGTTCCAGGAGGACATTCATGCTCAGACCTAA
- a CDS encoding methyltransferase domain-containing protein, which produces MGILENKARARLFYKYLSKVYDQVNPFIWNEEMRTEALDLLDIESEMTVLDVGCGTGFATEGLLERVDEVYALDQSEHQLEQAYAKFGKRAPPVHFHRGDAERLPFATDTFDVVWSSGSIEYWPNPILALREFRRVLKPGGQVLVVGPNYPDTFLAQKLADSIMLFYDEYEADRMFKRAGFEDVKHAFMGPSYDPEVAITTIGRAPE; this is translated from the coding sequence ATGGGAATCCTCGAGAACAAGGCTCGGGCGCGACTGTTCTACAAGTACCTCTCGAAGGTCTACGACCAGGTCAACCCCTTCATCTGGAACGAGGAGATGCGGACCGAGGCGCTCGACCTGCTGGACATCGAATCCGAGATGACGGTGTTGGACGTCGGCTGTGGCACCGGCTTCGCGACCGAGGGACTGCTCGAGCGCGTCGACGAAGTGTACGCGCTCGACCAGAGCGAACACCAACTCGAACAGGCCTACGCGAAGTTCGGGAAACGCGCTCCGCCGGTCCACTTCCACCGCGGGGACGCCGAACGCCTCCCCTTCGCGACCGACACGTTCGACGTCGTCTGGTCGTCGGGCTCGATCGAGTACTGGCCGAACCCCATCCTCGCGCTGCGGGAGTTCCGCCGCGTGCTGAAACCCGGCGGGCAGGTGCTCGTCGTCGGCCCGAACTACCCCGATACGTTCCTCGCCCAGAAGCTCGCCGACTCGATCATGCTCTTCTACGACGAGTACGAGGCCGACCGCATGTTCAAGCGGGCCGGCTTCGAGGACGTCAAGCACGCCTTCATGGGGCCGTCCTACGACCCCGAGGTCGCGATTACGACGATCGGTCGCGCGCCCGAATAG
- a CDS encoding type IV pilin: MSKRPKIRDYLHHSSTRRIDDRAVNPLVGSLLLVAVTVLLATAVTLGAGMWTLESGGPIATFELTADSNESEITIDHVGGDPIDVAELSMTVAIGGKELTHQPPVPFVGAKGFNGTPTGPFNAAADSEWRVGERGSIAVAETNDPELERGESVTVILAVDERRIATLETTVN, from the coding sequence GTGTCTAAACGCCCGAAAATACGCGATTACCTCCATCACAGTAGCACTCGCCGGATCGACGATCGAGCCGTCAATCCTCTCGTCGGTAGCCTGCTGCTAGTCGCGGTTACCGTTCTGTTGGCGACGGCTGTGACTCTCGGCGCCGGGATGTGGACGCTCGAGTCCGGAGGGCCGATCGCGACGTTCGAACTGACGGCCGACAGTAACGAGTCGGAGATCACGATCGACCACGTTGGCGGCGATCCGATCGACGTGGCGGAGCTTTCGATGACTGTCGCGATAGGTGGCAAAGAGTTGACACACCAGCCGCCCGTTCCGTTCGTCGGTGCGAAGGGATTCAACGGGACGCCGACCGGACCGTTTAACGCGGCGGCCGATTCCGAGTGGCGAGTCGGCGAGCGGGGATCAATAGCGGTTGCGGAGACGAACGATCCCGAACTCGAGCGGGGTGAATCCGTGACCGTCATTCTGGCGGTCGACGAGAGACGGATAGCAACGCTCGAGACGACAGTAAATTAA
- a CDS encoding DUF7096 domain-containing protein produces the protein MKSAPPVLLAVLLGVSLVAMPVIAAGPETTEPTQETISSASPQLLSHQSGTVDAENTTNRLPLTGDVTNEYTTYGSDIGLAFASVDDQLRVDHEQYTVIDSEFDDATLEERKNMVRAAYDCINNRTEAIEEREREAIRKHETGYMTDTELIRTLLRNQNEAERLLEALRELRDSRTEEIPGYSLSPQQVRADEASLELYQTSLRSELEQASQSSQQDAGTVVRIRTFADTETPTDSKDWHGGYSFSVIDGDTYVLETTRFDNRRADAVNQFEDYSNYETIQAATEFYPWAGEEKRWSEFNDYGEENLYFVNLEVDQTQLEVYLDGGTGQVYRERQELTLESLPKVDNETYANDSLNVSLTETPVNGPTKVAVTDAETKEPVTATVTVDDTEIGRTDDDGTLWILPPVDGYDLEVQSNAGSVDVTVSDD, from the coding sequence ATGAAGAGCGCGCCACCCGTCCTCCTCGCAGTGTTGCTCGGAGTCTCGCTCGTCGCGATGCCGGTTATCGCAGCGGGACCGGAAACTACCGAGCCAACGCAGGAGACGATTTCCTCCGCATCTCCTCAGTTACTGTCCCACCAGTCGGGAACGGTCGACGCCGAGAATACGACGAACCGTCTTCCGCTTACCGGTGACGTCACGAACGAATATACTACGTACGGATCCGACATCGGGTTGGCATTCGCAAGCGTGGACGACCAGCTTCGTGTCGATCACGAACAGTACACAGTCATCGACAGCGAGTTCGATGATGCAACACTCGAGGAACGGAAGAATATGGTCCGCGCGGCCTACGATTGTATCAATAACCGAACGGAAGCGATCGAAGAACGGGAACGCGAAGCGATCAGGAAACATGAAACCGGCTATATGACCGACACCGAACTGATCCGAACGCTCCTTCGCAACCAGAACGAAGCGGAAAGGTTGTTGGAGGCATTAAGAGAGCTCCGAGACAGCCGTACGGAGGAAATCCCGGGCTATTCGCTCTCTCCTCAACAGGTTCGCGCTGACGAAGCGTCGCTGGAGCTCTATCAAACCTCGCTCCGATCGGAACTCGAACAGGCGAGCCAATCCTCTCAGCAAGACGCGGGAACCGTCGTCCGGATCCGAACGTTTGCCGACACTGAGACCCCAACTGATTCGAAGGATTGGCACGGTGGCTACAGCTTCTCGGTGATCGATGGAGACACGTATGTCCTCGAGACGACCAGGTTCGATAACCGTCGCGCTGATGCCGTAAATCAGTTCGAAGACTATTCGAACTACGAGACGATTCAGGCCGCAACGGAGTTCTACCCCTGGGCAGGCGAGGAAAAGCGGTGGTCGGAGTTCAACGACTACGGGGAAGAAAACCTCTACTTCGTCAATCTGGAAGTCGATCAGACACAGCTCGAAGTGTACCTCGACGGCGGAACCGGTCAAGTTTACCGCGAGAGACAGGAACTCACACTCGAGTCGTTGCCGAAAGTCGATAACGAAACGTACGCCAATGACAGTCTCAACGTGTCGCTTACGGAGACGCCGGTGAACGGACCGACGAAAGTGGCAGTTACGGACGCGGAGACGAAGGAACCGGTCACCGCAACGGTGACAGTCGATGATACAGAGATCGGTCGGACCGACGACGACGGTACGCTATGGATACTCCCCCCTGTCGATGGATACGACCTGGAGGTCCAATCGAACGCCGGCAGTGTCGACGTGACGGTTAGCGACGACTGA
- a CDS encoding helix-turn-helix transcriptional regulator produces MALLITSSVGAAATTSSPAVLESESTQADAVQLSLDSAESTAATATTGRASDGSPYLASSIQSTENNPKQVFRITIDEDGTGHWVIESRFLLSNDEEVEEFRDYAAAVAAGERDVAYDPELFRYYANEATDRTGREMSIENAGWDDSQVHSVENDSVVSSVNVENDDVRVGVIRYSFTWTNFATVDDDRLRVGDAFKTDTGVWFRLTETQRLVLSPPENYALETPTQLEWDGPEEFDEEELDIVFVQSGSGESPSPDPESSNWLVDRLFLFVIGVGVGIGSYLLARRNSDRDLSAWRGRVRDIAAAIGFAGLFDRTRSQTTDTDERRSAARASVDGGTNRSPAMDEDESVDDMILEFEEEVDEGIDPELLSDEERVLRMINRNGGRMKQASIVKETGWSNAKVSQLLSQMDEDGEIEKLRIGRENLITLPEVDPTELD; encoded by the coding sequence ATGGCCCTCCTCATAACGTCTTCCGTGGGGGCGGCTGCTACTACGTCGTCCCCCGCTGTACTCGAGTCCGAGTCCACGCAGGCGGACGCCGTTCAGCTCTCACTCGATTCAGCCGAGTCAACCGCAGCTACTGCGACGACAGGCAGGGCTTCCGACGGATCGCCATACCTCGCGTCTAGTATCCAATCCACAGAGAACAATCCAAAGCAGGTCTTTCGAATAACTATCGACGAAGATGGAACCGGCCATTGGGTTATCGAGAGTCGATTTCTTCTGTCTAACGACGAGGAGGTCGAAGAGTTTCGCGATTACGCCGCTGCCGTCGCAGCCGGGGAGCGAGACGTCGCGTACGATCCGGAACTCTTCCGATATTACGCCAACGAAGCGACAGACCGAACCGGCCGCGAGATGTCGATCGAGAACGCTGGGTGGGACGATTCCCAGGTACACTCCGTCGAAAACGATTCAGTCGTCAGCTCAGTGAACGTCGAGAACGACGACGTCCGTGTCGGTGTCATCAGATACTCGTTCACGTGGACTAACTTCGCGACCGTCGACGACGATCGGTTACGCGTCGGTGACGCCTTCAAGACGGATACTGGGGTCTGGTTCCGGCTCACTGAAACCCAACGACTCGTTCTCTCGCCGCCGGAGAACTATGCACTCGAGACGCCGACCCAACTCGAATGGGACGGTCCGGAGGAGTTCGACGAGGAGGAACTCGATATCGTCTTCGTTCAAAGCGGTAGCGGCGAGAGTCCCTCTCCTGATCCCGAGTCCTCAAATTGGCTAGTCGATCGACTCTTCCTTTTCGTGATCGGGGTAGGTGTCGGCATAGGCAGCTATCTCCTCGCGCGTCGCAACTCCGACAGAGATCTCTCCGCCTGGCGAGGACGCGTTCGCGATATCGCAGCGGCGATCGGTTTTGCCGGTCTCTTCGATCGGACTCGCTCGCAAACGACGGATACCGACGAACGGCGGTCCGCGGCGCGGGCGAGCGTCGACGGCGGCACGAATCGGTCACCTGCCATGGACGAGGACGAATCGGTGGACGACATGATCCTCGAGTTCGAGGAAGAAGTCGATGAGGGGATCGATCCCGAACTGCTGAGCGACGAAGAGCGCGTTCTCCGGATGATCAATCGAAACGGCGGCCGGATGAAACAGGCCTCGATCGTCAAAGAAACCGGCTGGTCGAACGCCAAGGTTTCGCAGTTGCTCTCACAGATGGACGAGGATGGCGAGATTGAGAAGCTCCGTATCGGTCGCGAGAACCTAATCACACTGCCTGAAGTCGATCCAACCGAACTCGACTGA